The following are from one region of the Plasmodium cynomolgi strain B DNA, chromosome 1, whole genome shotgun sequence genome:
- a CDS encoding hypothetical protein (putative) yields the protein MEERPTGMRSLPLTEKKGEVKKPIQFSADTPTKEDLEICFHLPNGETLTMQENRGIEVGHLKLKLSKMLGKPYQQIFLTYNNMSMLDPLSIIDVTKKVNLQKIDIEVGYSD from the coding sequence ATGGAGGAACGCCCCACGGGCATGAGGAGTCTCCCCctgacggaaaaaaaaggcgaggTGAAGAAGCCAATCCAGTTCAGCGCGGATACCCCCACAAAGGAAGACCTAGAGATATGTTTCCACCTGCCCAACGGAGAGACCCTCACAATGCAGGAGAACAGGGGCATAGAAGTTGGGCATTTGAAACTAAAGCTGTCGAAAATGTTGGGAAAGCCCTATCAGCAAATCTTCTTAACGTACAATAATATGTCCATGTTGGATCCCTTGTCTATAATCGATGTGACTAAGAAGGtcaatttgcaaaaaatcgACATCGAGGTGGGTTATTCCGACTAA
- a CDS encoding DNA-directed RNA polymerase II 8.2 kDa polypeptide putative: protein VRCFTCGKLIGNLWSLYEKKLEEGVSKCDALDELNLTRYCCRRMILTHADMMDKLLCYNIYERKL, encoded by the coding sequence GTGCGCTGCTTCACCTGCGGGAAGCTTATCGGAAACCTGTGGAGCCTATACGAAAAGAAGTTAGAAGAAGGAGTGTCCAAGTGTGATGCCCTAGACGAACTAAACTTAACGAGATACTGCTGCAGGAGGATGATCCTGACCCATGCGGACATGATGGATAAACTTCTCTGCTATAATATTTATGAGAGGAAGTTG